A portion of the Leptidea sinapis chromosome 27, ilLepSina1.1, whole genome shotgun sequence genome contains these proteins:
- the LOC126972876 gene encoding SUZ domain-containing protein 1 codes for MASQDEVDVCESWEDMDEIGLDQKIKLMSSLVPANALKSCKVTNVIVEDNACIGSQCMMPEPAIRILRRPSSLSSGQLNGENRARPVKTLQQRQKEYEEARLRILGEARSPEDVIDDNLTRLQDKLQANNLNDCQNHKEKNYNNDNNSKGKERKVLVRLPPGSTSSGIFPSPPPPGVLVIRTPRGPDGTKGFMKR; via the exons ATGGCGTCGCAAGATGAAGTTGACGTATGTGAAAGTTGGGAGGATATGGACGAAATTGGA CTGGACCAAAAGATCAAACTGATGTCCAGTCTAGTACCAGCAAATGCATTGAAAAGTTGCAAGGTTACTAACGTAATTGTGGAAGATAACGCTTGCATTGGGTCCCAGTGTATGATGCCTGAGCCAGCTATTCGCATATTAAGACGTCCCTCGTCCTTATCTAGTGGTCAGCTAAATGGCGAGAATCGTGCGCGACCGgtgaaaacattacaacaaAGACAGAAAGAGTATGAAGAGGCTCGGTTACGTATATTAGGGGAAGCTAGAAGCCCTGAAGATGTTATTGATGACaa TTTGACCCGCCTTCAGGACAAATTGCAAGCAAACAATCTAAATGACTGTCAAAACCATAAGGAGAAAAACTATAACAATGACAATAATAGTAAAGGAAAGGAACGAAAAGTTTTAGTTCGTTTACCGCCAGGTTCAACATCATCAGGTATCTTTCCATCCCCTCCCCCGCCAGGGGTACTTGTGATCAGAACTCCTAGGGGTCCAGATGGAACAAAAGGTTTCATGAAGAGGTAG
- the LOC126972744 gene encoding DNA-directed RNA polymerase I subunit RPA1, with protein sequence MDIDSTLSTTLKTMTSVDPDYIQFHLFSDEDIKQLSVVKITNSVAFDSLGNPTKGGLYDRSMGPVRDRNDHCETCNNLLLHCPGHFGHIELPLIVVNPLFIKNIYTLFRVSCLKCFKIQMDDGMKFILKLQLDLLDAGHVTAALDLENFIVDLKNTDNLSSPDKPHKIIRKYQKLLRKSDGVTKTFQNKNIDKLRNNVINYYFKSINTAKLCIYCKSKLIKVTTTDNKIMYNTGADGGKKGIKIIMPDELQSYCSAIAENDEDILVYCIPVLKYANIKPCTNLFFMQTLPVLPSNVRPCNILEGQLYEHPQTNVYSSILKCSYVARVILQILKEPDPEKAIDSLDQPLRQSYQSAYGKSPAEKLHLIWQELQKQVNYVLSCEGVGVSSQGLKQILEKKTGLIRMHMMGKRVNFAARSVITPDPNVDIDEIGIPDAFATKLTYPVPVTEFNVDELRKMVINGPNIHPGAEKLEIKNGRTIIIPADSIEKRKSLAKRLLTPEEYKKPGLKIVHRHLINGDILILNRQPSLHKPSMMAHRARILKGEKTLRLHYANCKSYNADFDGDEMNAHFPQNEIARSEAYNIMSVRKQYLVPKDGTPLSGLIQDHVISGVRMSMRGTFFNKSDYQQLVFQGLSSHKGEITLLPPTILKPVMLWSGKQVLSTIIINNIPKGKAYLSLVGKAKIGAKAWQKLPYRTWKAGGTPFSNPNDMSEAEVYIRKGELLCGVLDKTHYGATPYGLVHCMCELYGGDSSTALLSSFSKLFTFYLQWLGFSLGVKDILVFEDADKNRDEIIELVRQIGKVAALKATDLPVDVEDSVLKDTIANRMTKDPKFRANLDRQYKNVLDSYTNNINTVCLSQGLLEKFPSNNLQLMVQSGAKGSTVNTMQISCLLGQIELEGKRPPLMISGRSLPSFPPYDVSPRAGGFIDGRFMTGIQPQEFFFHCMAGREGLIDTAVKTSRSGYLQRCLIKHLEGLNVAYDHTVRDADGSVIQYAYGEDGLDVCKCQFFKKDQLPFLDANADAVISKSVIKKLKKEEISKELVKSQKSLKKWKKKYGSPFNKNKTSAFSKFSEIVRSDLTLREKPTNETRDPFYWKLEKKWRALDGDEMSQYKRKPCPDPVTSKMSPEYKFGVINEQLDDLIQNYLKNRSANMFNEYTENEKFIEIMNAKFLASMAAPGEPVGLLAAQSVGEPSTQMTLNTFHFAGRGDMNVTLGIPRLREILMTASAKLKTPNMDIPFLDTLSNLNRKAEKLRKIMNRVTVNDVLEKINVECEIVTKPSRQLKTTMRFWFLPYSQYKPQYIVKPSQIIKHMQNKFFQEMFTVVRKQAKTNCGVLWSTEKQKKKKAVNDDGDDDDGFEDGPIEGGGEDTIPADPDADSSDEEGPNDDDDNTDVKLRKRRTEEQEYEDPESGEEEKSDEEVEKNENEKDVDAEESAANISVADSKAMADVVDRLSAATSYSFDTVNHQWCELTVLFPISFLQVDLSQALKEAAMKSVIYEIPNIKRAITNKEKDVLYLKTEGINIVQMFKYNHLLDLNKLYSNDIHAIANTYGIEAANKVIIKEIQNVFNVYGITVDPRHLSLIADYMTYNGVFEPMSRKGMEASSSPLQQMSFESSLLFLKESVLNAKVDNLRSASACLMVGLPCRSGTGAFSLKHYRKEIT encoded by the exons ATGGATATAGACTCGACATTATCAACAACTTTGAAGACTATGACATCAGTTGATCCAGATTATATTCAATTTCATCTCTTTAGTGATGAAGACATAAAGCAGCTAAGCGTGGTGAAAATAACCAACTCAGTCGCATTTGATTCATTGGGTAACCCTACAAAAGGCGGGCTATATGACCGATCCATGGGTCCAGTTCGAGATCGAAATGATCACTGTGAAACTTGTAATAACTTGCTCTTGCATTGCCCTGGCCATTTTGGCCACATTGAATTGCCTTTAATAGTTGTAAACCCTCTATTCATTAAGAATATTTACACTTTATTTAGAGTGTCATGCTTAAAATGCTTCAAAATACAAATGGATGATGGAATGAAATTCATTTTAAAGCTACAATTAGATCTTCTTGATGCTGGCCATGTAACGGCAGCTTTGGACCTAGAAAACTTTATAGTAGACTTGAAAAATACTGACAACTTATCATCACCAGATAAACCACACAAAATTATCAGGAAATATCAAAAGCTACTTAGAAAATCTGATGGTGTTacaaaaacatttcaaaataaaaacattgacAAACTCAGGAACAATGtcataaattactattttaaatcaataaatactgcaaagttatgtatttattgtaaaagtaaatTGATAAAAGTAACAACTACAGATAATAAGATCATGTATAATACAGGTGCAGATGGAGGTAAAAAAGGTATAAAGATTATAATGCCTGATGAGTTACAAAGCTATTGTTCAGCAATTGCTGAGAATGATGAAGATATCCTTGTTTATTGCATACCTGTATTGAAGTATGCAAATATCAAGCCATgcaccaatttattttttatgcaaacATTGCCCGTGTTGCCATCTAATGTGAGACCATGCAATATCCTAGAAGGACAGTTATATGAACATccacaaactaatgtttattcaaGTATTTTAAAGTGTTCATATGTAGCAAGAGTCATTctacaaattttaaaagaacCCGACCCTGAAAAAGCTATTGATTCCTTAGATCAACCATTGAGACAATCATACCAAAGTGCTTATGGGAAATCTCCTGCTGAAAAACTGCATTTAATCTGGCAAGAGCTGCAGAAACAAGTTAATTATGTACTTAGCTGTGAAGGAGTGGGAGTATCCAGTCAAGGCTTAAAGCAAATTCTTGAGAAGAAAACAGGTCTTATTAGAATGCACATGATGGGAAAAAGAGTTAACTTTGCTGCCCGTTCTGTTATCACACCTGACCCTAATGTTGATATTGATGAAATAGGAATTCCTGATGCTTTTGCTACAAAACTTACCTATCCTGTTCCAGTAACTGAATTTAATGTTGATGAACTAAGAAAAATGGTGATTAATGGTCCTAATATACATCCAGGAGCAGAAAAATTAGAGATAAAAAATGGTCGAACTATAATTATTCCAGCAGATTCAATAGAAAAGAGAAAAAGCTTAGCAAAAAGGCTTCTCACACCTGAAGAATACAAGAAACCTGGCTTAAAAATTGTACACAGACATTTAATAAATGGTGATATCTTAATACTAAATCGGCAGCCCTCCTTACACAAACCTAGTATGATGGCACATAGAGCAAGAATACTTAAAGGGGAAAAGACATTAAGGTTGCACTATGCCAACTGTAAATCATATAATGCTGACTTTGATGGTGATGAAATGAACGCACACTTCCCACAAAATGAGATTGCTAGAAGTgaagcatataatataatgtctgTTCGTAAACAGTATCTAGTACCTAAGGATGGTACTCCTCTTAGTGGGTTGATTCAAGATCATGTTATATCTGGAGTGAGGATGTCTATGAGGGGAACTTTCTTTAATAAATCAGATTACCAACAGTTGGTTTTTCAAGGTCTTTCAAGTCACAAGGGTGAGATCACATTATTACCTCCAACTATTTTAAAGCCAGTAATGCTCTGGTCCGGAAAACAGGTTTtatctacaattattattaacaacatACCTAAAGGAAAAGCATATTTGTCACTTGTAGGTAAAGCTAAAATTGGTGCAAAAGCTTGGCAAAAATTGCCCTATAGAACTTGGAAAGCTGGAGGCACACCATTCAGTAATCCTAATGATATGTCTGAAGCAGAAGTCTATATAAGAAAAGGTGAGCTTCTGTGTGGAGTACTAGATAAAACTCACTATGGAGCTACACCTTATGGATTGGTGCATTGCATGTGTGAATTGTATGGAGGGGATAGTTCAACTGCTTTACTTAGTTCATTTtcgaaattatttactttttatttgcaATGGCTCGGATTTTCACTAGGAGTAAAAGATATCTTAGTTTTTGAAGATGCTGATAAAAATAGGGATGAAATAATAGAACTTGTTAGACAAATTGGTAAAGTTGCTGCTCTGAAAGCTACAGATTTGCCAGTAGATGTAGAAGATAGTGTTCTTAAAGACACAATAGCAAATAGGATGACAAAAGACCCCAAATTTCGCGCAAATTTAGACAGGCAATACAAAAATGTTCTGGAttcatacacaaataatattaatacagtgTGTTTATCTCAAGGGTTGCTGGAAAAGTTTCCTTCAAACAATCTACAGCTTATGGTCCAATCAGGTGCAAAAGGATCAACAGTGAACACTATGCAAATATCCTGTTTACTTGGCCAAATTGAACTTGAGGGTAAAAGGCCTCCATTAATGATATCTGGAAGATCATTGCCTAGTTTTCCTCCATATGATGTGTCCCCTAGAGCTGGTGGATTTATTGACGGTCGTTTTATGACTGGCATTCAGCCTCAAGAATTTTTCTTTCATTGCATGGCTGGCCGTGAAGGATTAATTGATACAGCTGTAAAAACAAGTCGATCAGGTTATTTACAGAGATGTCTTATCAAACATTTAGAAGGCTTAAATGTAGCATATGATCATACAGTAAGGGATGCAGATGGTAGTGTTATTCAATATGCATATGGAGAAGATGGATTAGATGTTTGCAAATGCCAATTTTTCAAGAAAGATCAACTACCATTTCTTGATGCCAATGCTGATGCAGTGATAAGTAAGTCCGTAATAAAGAAgctaaaaaaagaagaaatatcGAAAGAGTTAGTGAAATCACAAAAATCGTTAAAGAAATGGAAAAAAAAGTATGGTagtccatttaataaaaataaaacgagCGCATTTTCAAAGTTTTCGGAAATTGTGCGGAGCGATTTAACCCTCCGAGAGAAACCGACTAATGAAACACGCGACCCATTTTATTGGAAGCTGGAAAAAAAGTGGCGAGCACTTGATGGTGATGAAATGTCTCAATACAAACGCAAACCTTGTCCTGATCCAGTTACTAGCAAAATGTCTCCTGAATACAAATTCGGTGTTATCAATGAACAGCTAGACGACCTAATTCAGAATTACCTTAAGAATCGTAGTGCAAACATGTTTAATGAATATACAGAAAACgagaaatttattgaaataatgaaTGCGAAATTTTTAGCCTCCATGGCAGCACCTGGAGAGCCTGTTGGTTTACTGGCAGCACAATCTGTTGGTGAACCATCAACCCAGATGACACTGAATACCTTTCACTTTGCTGGTAGAGGTGATATGAATGTCACACTAGGTATACCTCGTCTAAGAGAAATTCTAATGACAGCATCTGCTAAGCTAAAAACACCAAATATGGATATACCATTTCTAGACACTTTATCTAATTTAAACCGAAAAGCTGAGAAATTAAGAAAGATTATGAATCGCGTGACTGTAAATGATGTTTTGGAGAAGATAAATGTTGAATGTGAAATTGTAACAAAACCCAGCAGGCAATTAAAGACGACGATGCGATTTTGGTTCCTACCATATAGTCAGTATAAACCGCAATACATCGTGAAACCATCACAGATTATAAAGCACATGCAGAATAAATTTTTCCAAGAAATGTTTACTGTTGTACGAAAACAAGCGAAAACAAACTGTGGTGTCCTGTGGTCAACTGAGAAgcagaagaaaaaaaaagctGTGAacgatgatggtgatgatgatgacggCTTCGAAGATGGGCCAATTGAAGGTGGTGGTGAAGACACAATACCCGCTGATCCAGATGCTGACAGTTCAGATGAAGAGGGTccaaatgatgatgatgataacacAGAT GTAAAATTACGGAAGAGACGAACAGAGGAGCAAGAGTACGAAGACCCAGAGTCAGGGGAAGAGGAGAAATCTGATGAAGAAGTGGAAAAAAATGAGAATGAGAAAGATGTAGATGCTGAAGAATCTGCAGCAAACATATCAGTTGCTGACAGCAAAGCAATGGCAGACGTCGTTGATCGTTTAAGTGCTGCTACTAGCTACTCATTTGATACTGTTAATCACCAGTGGTGTGAACTAACAGTACTCTTCCCAATATCATTTTTGCAGGTAGATCTCTCCCAAGCCTTAAAGGAAGCCGCTATGAAATCAGTAATTTACGAAATACCGAACATCAAACGTGCAATAACGAATAAAGAAAAGGATGTTCTTTACTTGAAGACAGAAGGCATAAATATAGTGCAAATGTTCAAGTACAATCACTTGTTGGACTTAAATAAGCTTTACAGTAACGATATTCATGCAATTGCCAATACTTACGGCATAGAAGCTGCCAATAAAGTGATTATTAAGGAGATACAGAATGTATTTAATGTGTACGGAATAACCGTGGATCCACGTCATTTGTCTTTGATAGCGGACTATATGACATATAATGGAGTGTTTGAGCCGATGAGTCGGAAAGGAATGGAGGCATCCTCGTCTCCTCTGCAGCAAATGTCGTTTGAGTCTTCGTTATTGTTCTTAAAAGAATCAGTGTTGAATGCTAAGGTGGATAATCTGCGGTCGGCGTCGGCCTGTCTAATGGTAGGGCTTCCGTGCAGAAGTGGAACTGGAGCGTTCAGTTTGAAGCATTACAGAAaagaaattacttaa